AGGCTAAAACAGAAGGAGGCTTCTAAAGACAGAAGGGAGATGCCAACTCAATTCTCATAGGAAATGGCACATGCCAGTCTTCATTTACATGACAACAACCAAAGGAGGATTTTATTGTTGTTCTTTCAAAGGGTAATAAGATCCATGTTTGATTCGTGTCAACTTTAGCTAGCTGTTTCTCCCAAATTCTTTAGGAGGGATTAACATGGAAAACAAATTAGATTGTTGTTgaaatacagtttaaaaattGTGGATGGCATGGTTCATGTAAGTAATTTGGTCTTGtgttaaagaataaataaaaaatatttgagatcTTATTGGGAGTCTTTTGATGGCATATTTTCTAAGCAGAACTTTAAAATGGTGCCGTCTAATGCTCACCATCTTTGATTTCTTACCAGTAAAAGGCTTTGGCACACAGCACAGATCTTTAAAATGGGTTAAAAATAGCATTTCACTGCAAACCCAGAACGCAGAAAGCATGGTTCGATGCTTGATATAGTATTGACAGGTCATCCTACTGGATCTCTTTGCACCCTGGGGATCTGTGCTGTATGTTTTGGGCCCCTCCCCCTCAGCCGACAATCCCAACCCCCTTCATCTGCTCTGGGGGTAGAGGAGCGCTGCGCCACGGGTCCGTTCTGATGAGCAGACACTCCTACCAGCCGTGTGCATAACAATGACATAGTCTCTGCGAAAATTGATAGATTGGGTAGATTAAAACGCAGGCAGAAAATTAACAGTGGCACCGTATTTTATCTCAACAATCATAATAATTGAAACAGAAGGGAAGCTCACGCAGTGCCGGGGGAATATTGCACGGACGCATTCCACCTGAATGTAAAAAGATGGCCAAAATGAACAATTACTTTTGAATCGCATTTCTTCAGACCGATGGAGTGTTGCATCACTCATTGCTATTAAAAAAAGAGCGCTGTTTTAGGATATTTTTGGCACATCGCATGTACTTTTGATATCAGCTCATTACTGCAACTTAATGAGCACCACTGCGCCAGGACAGAATGCCTGTAGGCCcctcttaacattttctaataCCCTTCCAGCCCTCAACCAATCCCCGTCCATGACCCTTTATGGTGGTATAAATGCAACGCTTGGTTAAGCAATGGAAGCTTCTCTTATAGTCGGGCACAcatcgctttctctctctcgatcCCTTTCTTCGGTGCTTGGCACTGAATGAACCAGTGGAGCCCCTATTTTGGGGTTTCTGTTAAGGAGTTTCCATACATGGCAATGGTCTGTAACAATCAGTTTAAGATAATTTCAAGAGCTTTCAACTGAATTTCGCTGCCAACCAGAGACGATTTCTAGTGGTCCTTAAGGTCATTGCCATTATCAGACATTCAAGTCGTAGCTTATTTTGTCAAACAACACGCATGGATTTGAGCTGTTATATTTGATATATCAATGCCTTCGCATTTAGACTGTTAAAAAGAGCTTGCAACCTTTGCTAGGTTGCGTTTGATATCAGTGTTCCCTTGTTTGGGATTCGATGGCATAtctgtgcattgaaaattgtCGGATTAATATCGAATGGGTTACTCGAGTGAAGCTTGTGCCGGGCTTTTGGAaaattcatgcatttattaataaaaaaatgaattttgaaaaatgtacctCAATTATCATGGTTGAAGTATTGTAGGCGAGACCATAATAAATAGCTACAACTAAAACCAATAACTTTGGTTACTATATTTAAACCATGGTTGATTTTCGTAACGTGGACCGTATAGGGATATGTAGATGTACGCATGTAAAATGCTGTTCTCACTGGCTGTCGTCTTTTCATAGCGTTTAGTTTTATTCGTACAAATAAACTGCAAATATCGGCTATGTCGATTCATATAACAGCAACCCCAATCGTTAATACATTTCAACCAgtatctctctttttctctggctctctctctctctgtttctgcgGCAGCAGGGCGTATTCCTCCCGAAACGCGGCACAAAACGACGATCTATTAACCTTGATATAAAACCCATTCCGTCTATATATCGCACAATATAGTGCTCTGTGTGTAAATAGTTCAGTTTGAGTGTGagaaatgtaatcaaactgcaGAAATCCTGTATATTTAACGCTTTCTATTTCATTGCCTTATATGGATATTAGGTTCGCTGTTGACGCCTCGGACTCATCTTAACCCTTTAGTTGCTGAATTTTATTCGCTGGCTGTGCGCACATATGAGAAACTAAAAATGAACGCACTGTACTTCGCCTATTCCGTTTTAGGCAAAACGTTTCCGGACCGACAGCTgtcatataatttattttcaagtccacacacaaacatttgcgTAACCGTTGCGTTACGTGAATGATGCATCCGTTAAATGTGGCGGAACGAGCAATGCATTTACCTTCGTTAAAATTAATGTGACGGATCgaaatgttgttaataacaTACTGGCGATGAACTTAGAGATTCTTATTTGTAAGAGAGATTTTAGTACGTAACTTACAGGTGGGGGTCTGTTGCTACGCTGCGTTGGGAAATGAGCTCTAACGTAAGCTGGTGTAAAATGTATTCTGGTGCGTGCCTTTGcgtttatatatatagttagGTTTATATAAGCCATTTACAAAGTTCTGtataaaaaactatataatttattcattGCTTACAGGATATTCAGCTATTTTTTAAGTACGATCCTTGACATTTCCTAATATACGCTTCATGACATCTGAAATGCATACTGCTTCGTATCACACAtgactagatagatagatagatagatagatagatagatagatagatagatagatagatagatagatagatagatagatagatagatagatagatagatagatagatagatagatagacagacagacagacaggcagacaggcaggcgggtagatagatagatagatagatagatagatagatagatagatagatagatagatagatagatagatagatagatagatagatatgtTGACAGATAGGTAGGTAGGttggtaggtaggtaggtaggtaggtaggtaggtggatggatggatagatagatagacagacatacAGGTGGTGGGTAGATAGATAGTGGATTTTtaaaagatagacagacagacagacaggcaggcaggcaggcgggtagatagatagatagatagatagatagatagatagatagatagatagatagatagatagatagatagatagatagatagatagatagatagatatagagatagatagatagatagatagatagatagatagatagatagatatgttgataggtaggtaggtaggtaggtaggtaggtaggtaggtaggtggatggatggatagacagacagacagacatacaggtGGTGGGTAGATAGATAGTGGATTTTtaaaagatagacagacagacagacaggcaggcaggcgggtagatagatagatagatagatagatagatagatagatagatagatagatagatagatagatagatagatagatagatagatagatagatagataaagatatagagatagatagatagatagatagatagatagatagatagatagatagatagatagatagataaagatatagagatagatagatagatagatagatagatagatagatagatagatagatagatagatagatagataagtggatggattgatggatagacagacagacagacagacatacaggtGGTGGGTAGATAGATAGTGGATTTTTAAAAGGGCATGCCGTTAAGTGCTTATGTCTTCATGCACATTTGCAAGTTGTCACCGAAGACGTTTAGACACATTTTTCTATTCTGCATTCAGCACAGTTTTCAACCTCCCCCTCCTCGCGCGCTGCCTGACGTCACGCGCCCGCCTCAGCGTATTTTGCGTGAACTATTTTCTGTAGTAGCAACACCAGCACTGAGCTTCTCCAGTGCCCGTCGTGAACATAGAGACAAACACGAGCGAGAGAGGAGGGGTGAGGGACAAATTCATCTCGGGCCACGGCGGTGGCAGAACGCGAAGGCGCACGGGGCATTGCACCAAAGATTTGACGCGTAAAACCGCTCGGTAGCACCGGTGACAGTGTGAGAATGGATCTACCTGCCGTCGGTGAACACGTCTTCGCGGTGGAGGGCATCGAGAAGAAGCGCCTGCGGAAGGTAAAACTGGCGCTAACTACGTTACCGTAGACGGTGCGGATGGTAATTTTCGTTGCTAGCATCTCACGAATCTTTCGTTTTGCAGGGCAAAATCGAGTATCTGGTGAAGTGGCGAGGATGGTCGGCCAAGTAAGTGTTTGCTTGACGTGTACGCTGTCTTTGTAAATGCATGAACGGTACATGTTGGCTTCGGGAACCTGCACGGGATTTGGCGCGAGTCGGGGCGGGGAAGCGGTTTGCGCGGATTCCATCACAAATTTACGCGCGTGACGATCTTTCGTCGTCCTGGCGTTTTATTTTCGTATTATACGTGTAACTGTGCACATGTGTGGTTTGGCACGAATACAAGTAGTGTGACGATAACATGGCTACCGTGTCACATTTTTGCAAGTGCAATGAGTAAGCACGCGTTTTTCAATTTTGGACAAAACgagttttgtttgtgtatgcaTTGCTTTTAATTGATCTAACgttgtattgttttgttaacgtttttgtaataatttgtttgtatttgcacTTAATTACCATTAGCGTTGGGTTTTAACCGTTCCTTCCTTAATATTTCAGATATAACACATGGGAACCCGAAGAGAACATTCTTGATCCGCGGCTTCTTGTCGCTTTCCAAAACAGGTGAGATGGAAGACGAATAACAGAACTTGTGATACTGACCATATATGGTCACGGGAGGCGGGGCTTACTCTATGCACAGTCACCGCTTGTCCTCTATGTGAAGATTAATTGTAGCCCACAGCCCAGCTCCATATGACTGGTACAAAGACTCTCTTGATACTTGGCTTTTATTCAGGTTGAAAACACCCCATTGCTATCACTGCTGCCTGATTCATAAAATTGAAGTTGTGTCTTATAATGTTGATTTACTTTCTGGTCTAAGCTGCAGTAGTAGGCAAGCTTGGGGAAAAAGCTCATGTTTACGTGCAGAACTTAAAGAATCTGGAGATAAAGAATGAAAGCATTCCAAAAATGACTTGAATGATAACTAGAAATGTTAAGAATTGTCTTGTATTTGTTGAGTCTCACTTTGTTGTACATAGGTTAAACAGTTTCGGATTACCCATTGTGCTCATGGTGCGTGTTGTATCCTGGTGATCAAAGAGATCTAAATGTTGTGTTACTTTGTATATAATAGTTTGGGAAAACATGAATAGACTCTTTTAAAGGTTTAGAAGGGTAGTACCAATTGACATTTAGTACAATTTAAGGTTTGAGGATGTCttgtaaactgtattttttatgaatatatattgCACTTTTTTAAGAGAGAGACAAGAGCAGGTGGTTAAGGTTTCTATGGTGGTCTAATGTCTtgtaaactattttttttaaataaatattgcactTTTCTCCAGAGAGAGACAAGAGCAGTTAGTGGGCTATCGCAAAAGAGGACCCAAACCCAAGCACCTCCTCGTCCAGGTACGTAAACGTTTGCTTGCACGGGCTTACTTTGTTTTTTGTCTGGCAATCAGTAGTTAATATTTTCCCATATTCGCAACCAAAGTTATTCTTTTCCAGTGTGTGTGCATGGGactatttctgttttattgtgaATCAATAATTATGTGCACCAGTGGCTCCTTTCTGTCTGCATGCAGCTTTACGTACAGAGGTTTATTATAACTAATGCTGGTGTCACAGACCATTCATCTATGAACCCTCCCTGTTTGATTATACTATTTTGACTTCAATATCAACACACAAAATCTTGGCGTTTCTACCACAGTGCACTTGAGTCAATCGAGTTACTGGATCAACAGGAACAACaggaaaagaaaatcataccGTGTCTAACTGACAAGCTCAAGCTGTAAATACTGAACTGAGCTTTCAGTTCATGCAAGATGTTCATGTTCGTGCTCCTCTTTTTTCAGCTTCCGGCGTTTGCCCGCCGATCCAGCATACTGGGTGGTCTTCAGGACATGTCGCTGGACGAGGAGAACCATCCCAAGACGGACCTGCTCCAGATCCAGCGATCGCGGCCACAGCACTACCAGCTCAACAGTAAAAAACACCATCAGTACCAACCCAGCTGCAAGGACGTCCCAACAGAACGGCACGTCAGTaggaaaaagaaacaattcTATCAGCTCAACAGcaaaaaacatcatcattacCAGCCAGACCCGAAAATGTACGACGCACCGTTCACGGGACCCATAGAGGCCAAGGGTCAAGACCCTTCCAACAAAGGGTGGAACCTCCCTCCGGCCCTACAACAGAAGTGGATACGGAACAAAGACACAGGCTGCCTGAGCAAAGTGAAAAATCTGTCCGTTGAGCTTAAGGGACTGCCGAATAACACTAACAAGGCAGAGCAGACACTCAAGACCAGTTCGAAAGCGCTTCCTAATGGCATCAGCAGTAAGATGAAAATcatcaagaataaaaacaaaaatggtcGAATCGTCATCGTGATGAGCAAATACATGGATTCCTCTAAAGTTAAAAACAGGGCGACTTCCGCCATGGAAACAGCACAGTGCCATGAGGACTCTACCAGGACAGACAATCCGTCTGATGGTGAAACATCAGATCAAGGAGAGGGCCAAAAGAGCGATCGTGTTGAAAGTATCAGCAAAGTTTCTTCTTCTGCTGAAAAGTCCCACAACAAGGACGAACTTTCAAAAGCCAAGCCTGTTGACTCTGGACAAAAAGTAGTCAATCCGATGGCAATACGCAATTTTCAAACACTGCATCCAAACTCATCGCCCATGATGGCGGATAAAGCCCCATCCCACATAGACACCAAAGTCAATCACCTAAAGAGGAACCTTTCGGAGCCCGGTGTGGACGTGAGAGATCACAAGCAGTTCTTCAACTACAGAAGCATCAGTGCTCCAAATACGTTTCTCTCTTCGCCTCAAAGAGAACCCATCAACTTGCATTACAGCGGTTCCCAAACCAGCCAAGCTTACAGTTGCGATTTCACCGAAGCCATCCTGGAAGAGCCCATTGACTTAAGTTGTGGTCCGACAAGAACTCCAAAACAGTTACCCACAGTTCAGTGTGCTGCCGAGAAAGCTACTGAAAGACCTGAAAAAGAGGACAACAGTTTTGAACCCTTTGTGGGGAATGTTATCATTACAGATATCACCACAAATTGTTTAACCGTGACCTTTAAGGAATATGTCCCCGGGGAGTAAGAGCAAGTGGATTCTTATTGGTTCATGGAATGAACCTACTGGATTCATTTGGAGATGCACTAATGCATCATGGTCATTCCATAagatatatttacatgtttatttaacaaataaaacatataatgtaCATATTAACAAACTAATTCTATGAATGTagggtttgtttgtttggttgttaATTATGTGTTTTGTAATGCATACAATTTAGATTATTGGcaatgtgctgatgtttcttaatTCGGCAAAGAAATAAACCCCTGTAGTGTACGAAAGTGTGCAAAATGCTTCAAGTTGTTATGAATTTGTTTCTATCTAAAACATCTGGCTAATGCATAGAGCACACTAGTGAAATTGAGGAACTGAATCTTAATGTTAAATGCACTTACCCACTCTTTTCTATGTCCACGAATACGATTGTTGGGTAGAATGAGTTAAATGCACATTATGAATTTGAAACAATTCCGTCGTCACCTGTAACCACAAAATGGTTAGCGATTTAAGAGACCTAAATCTTAAACTGCCCTGTGatcattaatgtaaatgaatgtacctaaaaagtatttttggaaATTTGTCTAACAGATCTTGCATTGCTTTTggattatgaaatattttacttGACTGGATTTTCTGATGTTGTCGACCTGTGAGGTCTTGTGCAATGCGAGATAAACAACTGGATTGTTTCATGTGCTCTACCCTTAAGATGTTTGAGTTGCACTTTATAATCTCCTGGATATCTTTTGTAGATCAATAAAGGCGACATCTAACCTTCATGCGGAACATTTTATGACTGCAGTCTGACTACAGTCATAGATAATCATaacgtttcatgtatattctatAAATGAGCGTGTAGGATTGATGCTTATAGGTTATGTATTGTAGTCTAAAGTCAATTTTACTGTCAATGCAATGAAGCTGCCCCCTGAGATGCCTATACAGATTACACCATAATGCTGTCAATATCAGGGGTATTTTATATGCATGTCATTTTATACACAGGAAACATTGAATTGAAAGtgcttcttaaatccatttgaAATCTcctcaacaataaaaaataaaatatgttttgcaatGATTCTGTAAAACGGTCATTTTCGTTTTCATTCTTTTCAAGCCCTGCATACAGAGACTAAAAAACTGCAGTGATCTTAAACATTTGACcaatttcaatgtttttccTCATAGGTAACAACCTCTTGATGCATATGTTGGTATGTGTTGTGGTCCCACAGGACTGGAAATGACTACTAAGACTTATTAAGGGATTGTGAAATTTAGCCATGCTGCCTCCTAGGTGTAGTTGCTTATGTCTTTATCTATATCACAGTCAAGAATCAAGAACAACCTCACACCATTATTTAACATACTGATCCAGACGAAAGatacaaatgtaataaaaaaatacacaaaacaatttatatgATATACATACACAAGTTTTATATATCTATAGGCCTACTTCCATAGTTTCTATATTTCTATAGCTCATTTCACAGTTTTGTATTGTTGTATAGCAACttaacagaaaatacatttaagcaataaagaataaagaagaaacagtatagatataaataaaataaatagaaattatAAAAATCTATGCATGGTATTAAGAATTATGGTAGCCTATAATGGCAAATTCTTCACAAGATGCACTAAAATAGGCTAATTGTCTATAGGCTTGTAACAATTATCCAACCTTTACATTCTTCATATTAattagaatatatatatatatatatatatatatattcataaggTATACAGGCTATTAACGGCATCAACGAGACTTTCAGGCTTGCATACTTGGAACGATTCGCGTcgaatataaaatatgttaaatatttaataaatacgatcaaaatgaatgaaaaggaaaaacatGATTAACGGAACCCAATCACAATGGATCCAATGGATATGAAAATGAGTCGTACCGTTTTGAGATGTGGATAAAATTACCCAAGTGGACAATAAGAGCAATGTGTTTATTGTCTTGCTTATTAATGTGGgttgttttcaataaatgtaGGATTGCTGACACGTCAAACGTGGCTGAAATCCTGCCCCGCAGTGGTGCTTGGACAACGTAAAGATATACATGAAAAAAGCAATGCCGCAATATTTtgccacattttaaaacatgcaatGTAATCTGTGAACATGAACATCATTTAGACAGAAAATGCACGGTATTCCGCCTTACAAAAGCGCAAAAGAGCCGTCCTCCGCAATACAGGACGTCTCTCTATAATGTGACACGCTTCGCCATTGTTCGTGGTCTTTGTTAATGGACTCAGGTTTATAGACTGGATTACCATGGGGGCTGTGCAATACACATACAAAAGAACTCATGTTTTGTCTCAAATTGCCTCTGTGTGTGGATTTTGCCATTTGGTTATTGAAATAGACTTATTTGATTGTGGCGTTCATTGCTCTAGTCTGCTGCCACAAGGAAATTAACCATGTTTATCAATACGCCAAAACGGGGTTAATACAAAGGGGTTACATTTATTACGGGCCCAAACTGACCATTTAACGTACGAACcgaattaataaaatatgatgCTTTCGCGAGACAATTTCATTTCAGCTTTAAACGGCGCATCACTTCCTTGCTATTCATTTTTTGAGCGTGTAGGCTTTTTCTTATATTTGcacaattttttattgtgactAATGTAGGCTATGTGTCTCTGTTGAATTAACCTCATATATGTAAGCAACACATTTATTGTAGGCTATACAACACAAGCAGGTGTATATTTAGCCCAACGGGTGAAGCAGAACAGCTCAAAGGTCTTGGGTTCGatccacacaaaacacgtcCAATTGAGACGCACtgaaaagcatctgccaaatccgtaaaatgtaaaaaaaaatatataacgcAGCCACAATGTCTAATTTTTCGTTGTGGTATTTGTTGTGTTATATTTGCAATCGATTAATTATAGAATGAGTCCTGTTCGGCTCTTTACTGATGCAATAAAATGTTTGGCAcactgtttaaaataatgttgcaAAAATGCAATTAATTTACTTATCAATTCACTGAACAGATCACAGCTCtttaagattaaatattttgctaGGAATTTTTACCTTGCCAATTATGTATTCAATATTATTTCTACGATTTTGTTTTCGATAACAATTTGATCTTAATTATAGGCCTAAAGAGGTTTTTTTAGTAAAATGATCAGCAAAATcggataataataataataataataatgtgtaactataaaatggaaataaattgaACTTAATATCGAACGAAATAATGCATAAAGCAGGCATGTGTATCCGCTGCATTCAATAAATAGGTAAgagaaatcaaattaaaatcaaagaaatcatttcgacaaataataaaacaaaatgctgATTATTTACACACCTAAAAATGACATGCGAGGGGAAATGCttatattattgtaaattaaaacatataGAAAGATTGTTGGAACTTTGGATCTAGACTGGAGGGTTTATTCAGCGTTttgaataatgtatttacagttaGTTTTTACGCTTATATTATTATCTTTTGGTTGTTGAGATgaagaaagtaaaaaagaaagaataggCCTATATCTACATATATATCTACACGTATCGACAGATAGATATGAACATCTGACTTTATTAGATTATCTTGGTTGTTCATTTGGTTAACTCGGAGAAATTCAATTCGGTATACTGCAGTGCTCAAGTACGGAATGAGTTTATTATGGGCCACTCGttttataaattgatttttattcatcGTTTTTATGATCCTTATTTACAATCGTGCTATATGTAATAGGTCAACTATATTgactgtttattatttaaatcattaaattgaTTATTCAGTATTACTTTTTAGTCTCTTTTGCTATaaagtttcatttcaaatgtcgGATACCGTTCAGTTACTTCTATTATCAGTAGAAATAAAGGTTAAGAGCGTTTAGAAGCGTGTTAACGTTTTTTTCTGCTGCCATTTTGACGTGGTGGAGAATATGGCTGCATTGATTCGATATGTCCCCGTCCGCCTTTCGTTCACTTTGGTTTTCACGGCGTTTAAGCGCAAGAACACGCAACCTTTTATTTAACCTCCTCCAAAAATGGCCACTGGAACCATGCACACCGAAGGGTAACACCTGCTCGCAAAAACAAGAACTGCAATATGTCGCATCCTGACACGCGCTGAGATCTCTGGCCGTTTTTATAACGACTGGAGACTATTCCGTTATACAACACAAGATTTGGCTTACGTATGTGATTAATGCGTACTGTCTACGGTTCGTTGAGACACGTAAACGAAGGCTACTTATGACATTTGATACGTTTTTACAATGACGTCTGTACATATTTGCCTCGTCTGGTGCCACGACGATTTGACTCCGCCCCTCCAGAGCGGTAGGTCTGCTCGCATAGTAACGCCGTCCTGCAGTGCCATGGCAACAGTTTAGAACGTGATGACGTCTCTTCTGAGAGAGTATTATGGGCTATCGAGGACTATTCAGGCAGAGAGTGCCGTGGAAAAAAATAGCTGCGAGGTAGAAGTAAACATGGAGCTCTCGGCCGTCGGGGAGAGGGTCTTCGCCGCTGAATCCATCATTAAACGGCGCATAAGGAGAGTAAGTGCTCATACCGACCCCGTCGTCGGCGTTTCGTCTCCGTCTAGTAGGCAGGCGGCTCTGTTTATGTCCACCGAGGTGACATGTTATGTGCGttaggttagcttagcaacgtTAGCGTGCTAATCGAGTATGTGTGCTTTCCCCCGCAGGGACGGATGGAGTATCTGGTCAAATGGAAAGGCTGGTCTCAAAAGTGAGTGATAACAACACGTTCACGGTAGAGATCGTAACGGAAGAAAGCCGTTCCGTGCTTGCCGTGCTAGAGACGTTAGCACGGCAGAAGCTTGGCGCGATATAACGGGGCTCCCGCGAACGTGAGCTGACAAGGCCAGTGATGGGAGACATTTGCGATTCAACGATCCAACATCTAAGAAGCACCAGCAGCCtttgatttgtttataaatcACGAATTAACATCGTTATGCATGCTTTTGCGTACGAATTAATAAATATCAGTCATGCATTTATTTACGCAATAATATTGACTGTCACTAAAAGGATGTCGATGTTTTAAAACGGAAAATTGATAGtctgtttaattgtttttatgtaaggtgattttattattattttatgtggaATGTTTTACATTGTAAGGTATGATTTGCTAACAAGAATACAATAATTCTTGTAGATACAGCACCTGGGAACCAGAGGAGAATATTCTGGATGAGCGCCTTTTCGCCGCTTTTGAAGAGAGGTCAGCGTTTCTCCGCAATTGTATAATTCTAGCGAAGAAATTAGCGATTTTATATGGTTCTCCATTCTCCTTTTAATAGCTTTTAATGTGTCCTTTATTGCAGAGAGCGCGAGAGGGAACTGTTCGGGCCGAAAAAGCGGGGGCCTAAACCAGAAACGTTTTTATTGAAAGTGAGTAAAGAAAatgtgtattcatttatatactAATGATTGTTATTAAAGTAATAATATTACCCAAGCCATGACAATTTTTAGGTGCGCCTGCAGTGTTTATGTAGCctacattctttttattttatttttttaattgaatgcaAGTTAATGGCTTGATAAAACGTAGTTTTTGGACGCTTTATGTATTGTAAATTATTAGCCTATAAAAATTATtggtctgttttttttaataaaattttacatttctttaggCAAAGGCTAAAGCTAAAGGCAAAAGTTATGATTATAGAAGGGAGATGTCTCGAGGATTGCGGGTGTCTTTCCCGGTCGCAGAGCCGGTTGTGACGCCTCGAGCACGCGAGGGGCTACGGACGGTCGTGCCGACGATCTTTCCACCGAGCACCGTGAATAGAGGCGAAAGTGTCCGCATCCGACCACCGGATCATGAGAGAAGCCCACTTAGGCATGCGATGGCAGCACAAGACCATTTAGATTTTTCCGATTCGCCAAAAAAACGCGGACCGAAACCAAAGTTGCGTCCAATTGGTAGTGGTCCATCCACCGAAAGCCTCAAAAGAAAGGCAGATAAACCATTATCTTTTCGCCCATCCAAATCAGAGAG
This region of Triplophysa dalaica isolate WHDGS20190420 chromosome 7, ASM1584641v1, whole genome shotgun sequence genomic DNA includes:
- the cbx4 gene encoding E3 SUMO-protein ligase CBX4, which translates into the protein MDLPAVGEHVFAVEGIEKKRLRKGKIEYLVKWRGWSAKYNTWEPEENILDPRLLVAFQNRERQEQLVGYRKRGPKPKHLLVQLPAFARRSSILGGLQDMSLDEENHPKTDLLQIQRSRPQHYQLNSKKHHQYQPSCKDVPTERHVSRKKKQFYQLNSKKHHHYQPDPKMYDAPFTGPIEAKGQDPSNKGWNLPPALQQKWIRNKDTGCLSKVKNLSVELKGLPNNTNKAEQTLKTSSKALPNGISSKMKIIKNKNKNGRIVIVMSKYMDSSKVKNRATSAMETAQCHEDSTRTDNPSDGETSDQGEGQKSDRVESISKVSSSAEKSHNKDELSKAKPVDSGQKVVNPMAIRNFQTLHPNSSPMMADKAPSHIDTKVNHLKRNLSEPGVDVRDHKQFFNYRSISAPNTFLSSPQREPINLHYSGSQTSQAYSCDFTEAILEEPIDLSCGPTRTPKQLPTVQCAAEKATERPEKEDNSFEPFVGNVIITDITTNCLTVTFKEYVPGE
- the cbx8a gene encoding chromobox protein homolog 8a, with amino-acid sequence MTSLLREYYGLSRTIQAESAVEKNSCEVEVNMELSAVGERVFAAESIIKRRIRRGRMEYLVKWKGWSQKYSTWEPEENILDERLFAAFEERERERELFGPKKRGPKPETFLLKAKAKAKGKSYDYRREMSRGLRVSFPVAEPVVTPRAREGLRTVVPTIFPPSTVNRGESVRIRPPDHERSPLRHAMAAQDHLDFSDSPKKRGPKPKLRPIGSGPSTESLKRKADKPLSFRPSKSERLGETSNHDLIHLTQKYQGEPSSVPKQMGGRSSGTNFMIGGTVFKKGFDILGHGRKEGSSSAMIQQPKIQQPPQNNLFRSASQAGNELSLSFVDETDEAWLPCLKNMEKIVVTDVTSKSLTVTIKESSTDKGFFKEKR